From Jaculus jaculus isolate mJacJac1 chromosome 19, mJacJac1.mat.Y.cur, whole genome shotgun sequence, a single genomic window includes:
- the Nudt17 gene encoding nucleoside diphosphate-linked moiety X motif 17 isoform X1 translates to MAAARVRLLVSGRPEPASFARSVCARLRGGQGRGPGPWPTHCSWERGRLVLSDRPFPGASARLPLQRPPFCPFAALDQQPPGAELLLPTDRGVELGVAIILQSSDQTVLLTRRTSTLQVSPNIWVPPGGHVALEEELLDGGLRELREECGLQLPPGRFSWIPLGLWEAAYPPRLSWGLPKHHHIVLYLLVVSQESQQQLQARIQANPQEVSALLWLGADVAAAVAASEAEDGSQTPAPPARDLPPSVPAIQVEDDGRGRPLVLPTSTLLQTTPTTAEDRERVSTGTKFALGLWLQGAGRYSEEPLEGSAAPVCSGLFLGTRGQEEMLSVTSASTLGECDRHTDPGPGRTDRTQTFSPIKCIIPLSPPP, encoded by the exons ATGGCCGCGGCCCGGGTCCGCCTGCTCGTGTCCGGGCGCCCGGAGCCCGCGAGCTTCGCGCGCAGCGTGTGCGCTCGCCTGCGCGGCGGGCAGGGCCGGGGCCCCGGGCCGTGGCCCACACACTGCAGCTGGGAGCGAGGGCGGCTCGTGCTCTCCGACAGGCCGTTCCCCGGCGCCTCGGCCAGGCTTCCGCTGCAG AGGCCCCCTTTCTGCCCCTTCGCGGCCCTGGACCAGCAGCCGCCCGGGGCCGAGCTCCTCCTCCCCACGGATAGAGGCgtggagctgggcgtggccatCATCTTGCAGTCCAGCGACCAGACTGTCCTGTTGACCCGAAGGACAAGCACCCTCCAGGTTTCTCCCAACATCTGGGTGCCTCCAG GTGGACACGTGGCCCTGGAGGAGGAG CTGCTGGATGGAGGGCTCCGAGAGCTGCGGGAAGAGTGTGGACTCCAGCTGCCCCCAGGCCGGTTCTCGTGGATTCCTCTAGGGTTATGGGAG GCTGCCTACCCTCCTAGGCTGAGCTGGGGTCTTCCCAAACACCATCACATCGTTCTCTACCTACTGGTCGTCTCTCAGGAGTcgcagcagcagctgcag GCTCGGATCCAAGCAAACCCGCAAGAGGTGAGCGCCCTGCTGTGGCTGGGAGCAGACGTGGCAGCGGCTGTGGCTGCCTCAGAGGCAGAGGACGGATCGCAAACCCCCGCCCCTCCCGCTCGGGATCTACCGCCTTCTGTCCC TGCGATACAAGTGGAGGACGATGGAAGAGGCCGACCCCTGGTCCTGCCCACATCCACGCTGCTGCAGACCACCCCGACCACGgcggaggacagagagagggtcAGCACGGGAACCAAGTTTGCCCTGGGGCTCTGGCTTCAAGGCGCCGGCAGGTACAGTGAGGAACCACTGGAGGGCAGCGCCGCGCCGGTGTGCAGCGGACTGTTTCTGGGCACCAGAGGACAGGAAGAAATGCTCAGTGTGACATCTGCCTCCACCCTAGGTGAATGTGACCGTCACACGGACCCTGGACCCGGAAGGACGGATAGAACACAGACCTTCTCCCCCATAAAGTGCATAATCCCTCTTAGCCCACCTCCATGA
- the Nudt17 gene encoding nucleoside diphosphate-linked moiety X motif 17 isoform X3: protein MAAARVRLLVSGRPEPASFARSVCARLRGGQGRGPGPWPTHCSWERGRLVLSDRPFPGASARLPLQRPPFCPFAALDQQPPGAELLLPTDRGVELGVAIILQSSDQTVLLTRRTSTLQVSPNIWVPPGGHVALEEELLDGGLRELREECGLQLPPGRFSWIPLGLWEAAYPPRLSWGLPKHHHIVLYLLVVSQESQQQLQARIQANPQEVSALLWLGADVAAAVAASEAEDGSQTPAPPARDLPPSVPAIQVEDDGRGRPLVLPTSTLLQTTPTTAEDRERVSTGTKFALGLWLQGAGR, encoded by the exons ATGGCCGCGGCCCGGGTCCGCCTGCTCGTGTCCGGGCGCCCGGAGCCCGCGAGCTTCGCGCGCAGCGTGTGCGCTCGCCTGCGCGGCGGGCAGGGCCGGGGCCCCGGGCCGTGGCCCACACACTGCAGCTGGGAGCGAGGGCGGCTCGTGCTCTCCGACAGGCCGTTCCCCGGCGCCTCGGCCAGGCTTCCGCTGCAG AGGCCCCCTTTCTGCCCCTTCGCGGCCCTGGACCAGCAGCCGCCCGGGGCCGAGCTCCTCCTCCCCACGGATAGAGGCgtggagctgggcgtggccatCATCTTGCAGTCCAGCGACCAGACTGTCCTGTTGACCCGAAGGACAAGCACCCTCCAGGTTTCTCCCAACATCTGGGTGCCTCCAG GTGGACACGTGGCCCTGGAGGAGGAG CTGCTGGATGGAGGGCTCCGAGAGCTGCGGGAAGAGTGTGGACTCCAGCTGCCCCCAGGCCGGTTCTCGTGGATTCCTCTAGGGTTATGGGAG GCTGCCTACCCTCCTAGGCTGAGCTGGGGTCTTCCCAAACACCATCACATCGTTCTCTACCTACTGGTCGTCTCTCAGGAGTcgcagcagcagctgcag GCTCGGATCCAAGCAAACCCGCAAGAGGTGAGCGCCCTGCTGTGGCTGGGAGCAGACGTGGCAGCGGCTGTGGCTGCCTCAGAGGCAGAGGACGGATCGCAAACCCCCGCCCCTCCCGCTCGGGATCTACCGCCTTCTGTCCC TGCGATACAAGTGGAGGACGATGGAAGAGGCCGACCCCTGGTCCTGCCCACATCCACGCTGCTGCAGACCACCCCGACCACGgcggaggacagagagagggtcAGCACGGGAACCAAGTTTGCCCTGGGGCTCTGGCTTCAAGGCGCCGGCAG GTGA
- the Nudt17 gene encoding nucleoside diphosphate-linked moiety X motif 17 isoform X2, whose protein sequence is MAAARVRLLVSGRPEPASFARSVCARLRGGQGRGPGPWPTHCSWERGRLVLSDRPFPGASARLPLQRPPFCPFAALDQQPPGAELLLPTDRGVELGVAIILQSSDQTVLLTRRTSTLQVSPNIWVPPGGHVALEEEAAYPPRLSWGLPKHHHIVLYLLVVSQESQQQLQARIQANPQEVSALLWLGADVAAAVAASEAEDGSQTPAPPARDLPPSVPAIQVEDDGRGRPLVLPTSTLLQTTPTTAEDRERVSTGTKFALGLWLQGAGRYSEEPLEGSAAPVCSGLFLGTRGQEEMLSVTSASTLGECDRHTDPGPGRTDRTQTFSPIKCIIPLSPPP, encoded by the exons ATGGCCGCGGCCCGGGTCCGCCTGCTCGTGTCCGGGCGCCCGGAGCCCGCGAGCTTCGCGCGCAGCGTGTGCGCTCGCCTGCGCGGCGGGCAGGGCCGGGGCCCCGGGCCGTGGCCCACACACTGCAGCTGGGAGCGAGGGCGGCTCGTGCTCTCCGACAGGCCGTTCCCCGGCGCCTCGGCCAGGCTTCCGCTGCAG AGGCCCCCTTTCTGCCCCTTCGCGGCCCTGGACCAGCAGCCGCCCGGGGCCGAGCTCCTCCTCCCCACGGATAGAGGCgtggagctgggcgtggccatCATCTTGCAGTCCAGCGACCAGACTGTCCTGTTGACCCGAAGGACAAGCACCCTCCAGGTTTCTCCCAACATCTGGGTGCCTCCAG GTGGACACGTGGCCCTGGAGGAGGAG GCTGCCTACCCTCCTAGGCTGAGCTGGGGTCTTCCCAAACACCATCACATCGTTCTCTACCTACTGGTCGTCTCTCAGGAGTcgcagcagcagctgcag GCTCGGATCCAAGCAAACCCGCAAGAGGTGAGCGCCCTGCTGTGGCTGGGAGCAGACGTGGCAGCGGCTGTGGCTGCCTCAGAGGCAGAGGACGGATCGCAAACCCCCGCCCCTCCCGCTCGGGATCTACCGCCTTCTGTCCC TGCGATACAAGTGGAGGACGATGGAAGAGGCCGACCCCTGGTCCTGCCCACATCCACGCTGCTGCAGACCACCCCGACCACGgcggaggacagagagagggtcAGCACGGGAACCAAGTTTGCCCTGGGGCTCTGGCTTCAAGGCGCCGGCAGGTACAGTGAGGAACCACTGGAGGGCAGCGCCGCGCCGGTGTGCAGCGGACTGTTTCTGGGCACCAGAGGACAGGAAGAAATGCTCAGTGTGACATCTGCCTCCACCCTAGGTGAATGTGACCGTCACACGGACCCTGGACCCGGAAGGACGGATAGAACACAGACCTTCTCCCCCATAAAGTGCATAATCCCTCTTAGCCCACCTCCATGA
- the Pias3 gene encoding E3 SUMO-protein ligase PIAS3 isoform X1, translating into MAELGELKHMVMSFRVSELQVLLGFAGRNKSGRKHELLAKALHLLKSSCAPSVQMKIKELYRRRFPRKTLGPSDLSLLSLPPGASPVGSPGPLAPIPSTLLAPGTLLGPKREVDMHPPLPQPVHPDVTMKPLPFYEVYAELIRPTTLASTSSQRFEEAHFTFALTPQQVQQVLTSREALPGAKCEYAIQVQLRFCLCETSCPQEDYFPPNLFVKVNGKLCPLPGYLPPTKNGAEPKRPSRPINITPLARLSATVPNTIVVNWSSEFGRNYSLSVYLVRQLTAGTLLQKLRAKGIRNPDHSRALIKEKLTADPDSEVATTSLRVSLMCPLGKMRLTVPCRALTCAHLQSFDAALYLQMNEKKPTWTCPVCDKKAPYESLIIDGLFMEILNSCSDCDEIQFMEDGSWCPMKPKKEASEVCPPPGYGLDGLQYSPVQEGATSESKKKVEVIDLTIESSSDEEDLPPPKKHCPVTSAAMVALPAGKGVLTSGHQPSSVLRSPAMGALGSDFLTSLPLHECPPAFPLGADIQGLDLFSFLQTESQHYGPSVITSLDEQDALGHFFQYRGTPSHFLGPLAPTLGSSHRSSTPAPPPGRVSSIVAPGGALREGHGGPLSSGPSLTGCRSDVISLD; encoded by the exons ATGGCGGAGCTGGGCGAGTTAAAG CACATGGTGATGAGTTTCCGGGTGTCTGAGCTCCAGGTGCTCCTTGGCTTTGCTGGCCGGAACAAGAGTGGACGAAAGCACGAGCTCCTGGCCAAGGCTTTGCACCTCCTCAAGTCCAGCTGCGCCCCCAGCGTCCAGATGAAGATCAAAGAGCTCTACCGCCGGCGCTTCCCCCGGAAGACCCTGGGGCCCTCCGATCtctccttgctctctctgccccctGGGGCCTCACCTGTGGGCTCCCCTGGTCCTCTAGCTCCCATTCCTTCCACCCTTCTGGCCCCAGGCACCTTGCTTGGCCCCAAGCGTGAGGTGGACATGCACCCCCCTCTGCCCCAGCCTGTGCACCCTGATGTCACCATGAAACCGTTGCCCTTCTACGAAGTCTACGCGGAGCTCATCCGACCCACCACCCTCG CGTCCACGTCCAGCCAGCGGTTTGAGGAAGCGCACTTCACTTTCGCCCTCACTCCCCAGCAGGTGCAGCAGGTGCTCACGTCCAG agagGCTCTGCCGGGCGCAAAATGCGAGTACGCCATCCAAGTGCAGCTTCG GTTCTGTCTCTGTGAGACCAGCTGCCCCCAGGAGGATTATTTCCCCCCAAACCTCTTTGTCAAGGTCAATGGGAAACTGTGTCCTCTACCG gGTTACCTGCCCCCCACCAAGAATGGGGCTGAGCCAAAGAGGCCCAGCCGCCCCATCAACATCACGCCCCTGGCTCGACTGTCCGCCACTGTTCCTAACACCATCGTGGTCAACTGGTCATCGGAGTTTGGACGG AATTACTCCTTGTCTGTGTACCTGGTGAGGCAGTTGACTGCAGGGACCCTTCTTCAAAAACTGCGAGCCAAGGGAATCCGGAACCCAGACCATTCGCGGGCTCTGA TCAAGGAGAAGCTGACTGCTGACCCTGACAGTGAGGTGGCCACAACGAGTCTCCGGGTGTCACTCATGTGCCCG CTAGGGAAGATGCGCCTGACTGTCCCGTGTCGAGCTCTCACCTGCGCCCACCTGCAGAGCTTTGATGCCGCCCTTTATCTACAAATGAACGAGAAGAAGCCCACGTGGACGTGTCCTGTGTGTGACAAAAAGGCTCCCTACGAATCGCTTATCATTGACGG TTTATTCATGGAAATTCTTAATTCCTGTTCGGATTGTGATGAGATCCAGTTCATGGAAGATGGATCCTGGTGTCCAATGAAACCCAAGAAGGAGGCATCTGAGGTTTGCCCCCCGCCAGGGTATGGGCTGGATG GCCTCCAGTATAGTCCAGTCCAAGAGGGAGCTACATCAGAGAGTAAGAAGAAGGTTGAGGTCATTGACTTGACGATCGAAAGCTCGTCAGATGAGGAAGATTTGCCCCCACCCAAGAAACACTGTCCTGTCACCTCAGCTGCCATGGTGGCCCTGCCTGCAGGCAAAGG AGTCCTGACGTCCGGTCACCAGCCATCGTCGGTACTGCGGAGCCCTGCAATGGGCGCTCTGGGCAGTGACTTCCTGACCAGTCTTCCCCTCCACGAGTGCCCACCTGCCTTCCCGCTGGGGGCTGACATCCAAG gGTTAGATTTGTTTTCGTTCCTTCAGACTGAAAGTCAG CACTATGGCCCTTCTGTCATCACTTCCCTGGATGAACAGGATGCCCTTGGCCACTTCTTCCAGTACCGGGGGACCCCTTCCCACTTTCTGGGCCCACTGGCCCCCACGTTAGGAAGCTCTCACCGCAGCTCCACTCCAGCGCCCCCTCCTGGCCGTGTCAGCAGTATTGTGGCTCCTGGGGGTGCCTTGAGGGAGGGTCATGGAGGACCCCTGTCTTCAGGTCCCTCTTTGACTGGCTGTCGGTCAGACGTCATTTCCTTGGACTGA
- the Pias3 gene encoding E3 SUMO-protein ligase PIAS3 isoform X2 gives MVMSFRVSELQVLLGFAGRNKSGRKHELLAKALHLLKSSCAPSVQMKIKELYRRRFPRKTLGPSDLSLLSLPPGASPVGSPGPLAPIPSTLLAPGTLLGPKREVDMHPPLPQPVHPDVTMKPLPFYEVYAELIRPTTLASTSSQRFEEAHFTFALTPQQVQQVLTSREALPGAKCEYAIQVQLRFCLCETSCPQEDYFPPNLFVKVNGKLCPLPGYLPPTKNGAEPKRPSRPINITPLARLSATVPNTIVVNWSSEFGRNYSLSVYLVRQLTAGTLLQKLRAKGIRNPDHSRALIKEKLTADPDSEVATTSLRVSLMCPLGKMRLTVPCRALTCAHLQSFDAALYLQMNEKKPTWTCPVCDKKAPYESLIIDGLFMEILNSCSDCDEIQFMEDGSWCPMKPKKEASEVCPPPGYGLDGLQYSPVQEGATSESKKKVEVIDLTIESSSDEEDLPPPKKHCPVTSAAMVALPAGKGVLTSGHQPSSVLRSPAMGALGSDFLTSLPLHECPPAFPLGADIQGLDLFSFLQTESQHYGPSVITSLDEQDALGHFFQYRGTPSHFLGPLAPTLGSSHRSSTPAPPPGRVSSIVAPGGALREGHGGPLSSGPSLTGCRSDVISLD, from the exons ATGGTGATGAGTTTCCGGGTGTCTGAGCTCCAGGTGCTCCTTGGCTTTGCTGGCCGGAACAAGAGTGGACGAAAGCACGAGCTCCTGGCCAAGGCTTTGCACCTCCTCAAGTCCAGCTGCGCCCCCAGCGTCCAGATGAAGATCAAAGAGCTCTACCGCCGGCGCTTCCCCCGGAAGACCCTGGGGCCCTCCGATCtctccttgctctctctgccccctGGGGCCTCACCTGTGGGCTCCCCTGGTCCTCTAGCTCCCATTCCTTCCACCCTTCTGGCCCCAGGCACCTTGCTTGGCCCCAAGCGTGAGGTGGACATGCACCCCCCTCTGCCCCAGCCTGTGCACCCTGATGTCACCATGAAACCGTTGCCCTTCTACGAAGTCTACGCGGAGCTCATCCGACCCACCACCCTCG CGTCCACGTCCAGCCAGCGGTTTGAGGAAGCGCACTTCACTTTCGCCCTCACTCCCCAGCAGGTGCAGCAGGTGCTCACGTCCAG agagGCTCTGCCGGGCGCAAAATGCGAGTACGCCATCCAAGTGCAGCTTCG GTTCTGTCTCTGTGAGACCAGCTGCCCCCAGGAGGATTATTTCCCCCCAAACCTCTTTGTCAAGGTCAATGGGAAACTGTGTCCTCTACCG gGTTACCTGCCCCCCACCAAGAATGGGGCTGAGCCAAAGAGGCCCAGCCGCCCCATCAACATCACGCCCCTGGCTCGACTGTCCGCCACTGTTCCTAACACCATCGTGGTCAACTGGTCATCGGAGTTTGGACGG AATTACTCCTTGTCTGTGTACCTGGTGAGGCAGTTGACTGCAGGGACCCTTCTTCAAAAACTGCGAGCCAAGGGAATCCGGAACCCAGACCATTCGCGGGCTCTGA TCAAGGAGAAGCTGACTGCTGACCCTGACAGTGAGGTGGCCACAACGAGTCTCCGGGTGTCACTCATGTGCCCG CTAGGGAAGATGCGCCTGACTGTCCCGTGTCGAGCTCTCACCTGCGCCCACCTGCAGAGCTTTGATGCCGCCCTTTATCTACAAATGAACGAGAAGAAGCCCACGTGGACGTGTCCTGTGTGTGACAAAAAGGCTCCCTACGAATCGCTTATCATTGACGG TTTATTCATGGAAATTCTTAATTCCTGTTCGGATTGTGATGAGATCCAGTTCATGGAAGATGGATCCTGGTGTCCAATGAAACCCAAGAAGGAGGCATCTGAGGTTTGCCCCCCGCCAGGGTATGGGCTGGATG GCCTCCAGTATAGTCCAGTCCAAGAGGGAGCTACATCAGAGAGTAAGAAGAAGGTTGAGGTCATTGACTTGACGATCGAAAGCTCGTCAGATGAGGAAGATTTGCCCCCACCCAAGAAACACTGTCCTGTCACCTCAGCTGCCATGGTGGCCCTGCCTGCAGGCAAAGG AGTCCTGACGTCCGGTCACCAGCCATCGTCGGTACTGCGGAGCCCTGCAATGGGCGCTCTGGGCAGTGACTTCCTGACCAGTCTTCCCCTCCACGAGTGCCCACCTGCCTTCCCGCTGGGGGCTGACATCCAAG gGTTAGATTTGTTTTCGTTCCTTCAGACTGAAAGTCAG CACTATGGCCCTTCTGTCATCACTTCCCTGGATGAACAGGATGCCCTTGGCCACTTCTTCCAGTACCGGGGGACCCCTTCCCACTTTCTGGGCCCACTGGCCCCCACGTTAGGAAGCTCTCACCGCAGCTCCACTCCAGCGCCCCCTCCTGGCCGTGTCAGCAGTATTGTGGCTCCTGGGGGTGCCTTGAGGGAGGGTCATGGAGGACCCCTGTCTTCAGGTCCCTCTTTGACTGGCTGTCGGTCAGACGTCATTTCCTTGGACTGA